gttcCCAATTCAAATTGTAACAGTTACACTTCTTTTTCTTCCTATTTGAAGGTGATGGAAATCCTGACATCATCGATGAATCCATGTCCTATTTCAAGGCCAATGTCTTCTTCAGAACCTATGAAATCAAAGTAAGGAGCCACATCCTTTTACTTTTCATGGAAGTTTAATAGAttatttggggttaaacaaagacaaatttacataCTAATTAGTtcaatggatgttaaatttgcatcagggataaagaatattatttgctgtttaccgaaagtgcccaatggctttaactgacGACCTTTGCCGATTTAGATTAGATTTCataccacatacatgtacatgtacatttacctCCAAGATTGCTTGATAACTTGAGGCGAAATTTTTTAATCCGATATGTCAGCATATTTTACTTCAAAaatttacatgtagatgttcGAATTGGAAGTTGTTTGTCATGGAAGTTGTTTGGGAAAAAGTGCATGATAAAAATAAAGTCTACTTATAATGGTTATTGTAAAAGAATCCTTACATGTACTTATTGCCTCCAGTTTACAGGTCTGCGATGTAATAGGATTTTTTTCCTAATTTCCTGATTGTTTATCGATCTGTTGGGGAACACTCTTAACTAAATCACTgcagctcgcaagcctgaggaaacctgtaaacaaggttgcttgctatgtgaaccaaaaacaccagggttaaccctaCACTTCCATGATAAGTTTTCTAATCCTAGtaaatgtacatacatgtaggacctAGAGTTTAataatgtcccatctgaaggacaaagcaataatgatTAATgattaagtatcttgctcaaaccaaaatattctttctCAAGCACGCAAAAATCATGATTGGGACTCAAATCAAGGCTCGTGACTAAATCAAGCCCTATGTTTCTCTAGAAAAAACAAAAGGTGCACCAACTAAAAGTTTGCAAATGTTTGGTACTGTTTTTACCTGCATCCAGCCATGATCAAGTCAGACAGTCATTTCAAACTgcaatattttgttatttattttcagaGTGAAGCAGATAGGGTTTTGATCTACATCACACTATACATCACCGAGTGCCTGAAGAAATTGCAAAGGGTACGTTCTCTCTAGACCCCTTGCATTACGCGCAGCGTACTCAGATGTGAAtatcctgggtgtcattttgggtgtctAAATCGTATACAAACATGAACTAATGagagttgacacccaaaatgacgcgcattgttcggaggcgcgttctgtattgtgtaagaaatcaatagctctCCCCCTTGCATAGGCGAAACGCTACAGGTAGGTCGAGGTCAGGTAGGCTGAGGTTTTTACGAGCAGAgaacagctacatgtattgtccaatgatctgcctcctttttgataGCGTGACGTCGTACGCAATGgatctatacatgtatgtttaaacTTCTTACTCGTTGGTAACATTTTCCAGCGAGTTGAGCATCCgtttgaaattttcaactgGAAAGGTTGCAGGGTCCTCCCAATGCATGAGCATATTTAGCTGATTTGCACAAATTGAGTGTCTGTATGCGCCAATTGCAGCTGAATGCAAAAAGACTAATGGGCAGCAAAATAAGTTTGTTTTGGGGTAGTTTTTCCTTCAGACCAATTGAACCAAAACATCAAGATAAAACCATACTCAGATAGCACAGCAGGGCCAGGGTTTGCCTTCAATTTGTTGTTTTAGTGATCGGCCGGTAGAACTGTTTTGTTTGTCGTTTCACTAGTCCATTAGCTTTTTTACTTCTCATAATTTCAAACGAAATATACTTTTCAACATTGAAGtagccagccggaccacttaGAGTTTGACTGGACCTCGGgtgtttgtattattattattgttatggtttattttaaaaactgctCATTGCAGCTTCATGTACTGGCTGAATTACAAAACAGTGTacataaaaattaaaagaaatacaACGGGTTGAAGTGAcatttggccagtggaccacTGTTCAGGGAGTAGACCTCTGTTACGGGAGAAGGCCGagggctttaaaacaaaaaatccagGTAGAAAATTTTCCCATGGATCTTGTAACAAATCAAACCAAACTTCCAGTATTGGGTCCAGATTGCCGCATGGTTTTGAAACATCCTGGCGTGAAACCTGCGTTGTGTACACCAAAGTTAGCTTTGTTATAATAAAGCTATTGTATGTGGTGGATTTTGTAGATACATTCACTTCATAATATCATACTGCCATGGTCACTATTAATGTTATTTAAAATTTGTAATTATGTAAATATCATTTGGTGTATATTATAGGCCTAATAATTGAGCATTGTTCACAATGTCCatgttgtatttttgttgtattcTTTGTATGCTTCGTCTGTATTCATGATACagttagtatttatttattagtcCATTTAGTGCTGTTttcctattttgttttgttttgttgtaacaGCCACATCCACCATaagcctcggcttttaggaCATTGTAGGATGATGCCTCTATGTGAATGTGGAAGTAAATGTTATATTGATTATAAGTGATTGATTGATGAGCTTTATAAACCCCACCCCTATTCTATGGAACTCATGTACTTGACTCCAGGCCAACTGTTGTGATTTTGCTGTTAAAGTACTGAATTTAGCAGATTTGAACCAGATTACGGAATGGAATTTTGAGAGTTGCTTAGAGTtaaatgtgaaaagaaaaatgcaagtaaattttttcactattttgtagttttatgtaaaaaaaattctttcgaAAGGCCCAATAATAAACTAAGGTGACCCAAGTGCTTCTGTTTTTtatcagtttgaatgaaaaGTTGTCCTTGTTTGTACTCATTTCAGAAGATTGAAATATAGTtcttaaattttattttcagtGCACATCCAAGGTTAACGGTAAGAAGGACCTGATCAGCCTTGCTATAGCTAACTTTGACATTCCTGGTGAGCCACGGTTCCCGTTGAACGCCATGTACCAGAAGCCAACTAACAAGAATGAAGCAGGTAAGCTAACGGAAATTTATGATTTGGCTCATAGTaataaaggattcgggtactttttcaaaatgtcctcagatttacattaaacttacaagatttgaagataatgatagttgaaagcttcccttcaaatattacttattggggttctgtagtttttgtgaaatgagtaaaactatgtcaggaaaaaaatgtttttctcagttttagcatgtaaaaacatgttaaccagttatggtatgttcatagctggttaatacgttttaaatgctaaaatagttttcacCCGACTGAGAAAAAGATTATTTCCCgactttgttttactcaattctcaaaacaaaagcacctcagtaaaaaaatatttggagggaagctttctactttcattatcttcaaaccctataagtttaacgtaaatctgtggacatttcgaaaaaatacccaaatcctttacaCAACCTGTTACAGGGAATGTTTTGTtcaattaatggcaataaaatctTACTTCGTTATAAGTAAAGTAGCtttggtataaagcattttgatgaacatttgttttaatgtgttgaAAGATGTCAGTTTTTACGCCctgaaatttgaatctgagagaaTCAGTATTCTAtcatggattattcttcctgcgtggaaattgtcacatgtttttgtttacatctgCATAGGtaaataggattaaaacaacccAACGTTTAGTTTTAAACAGGTTTGGCGCGTCATGATTGAGCATTTGAGTAGTGCTCACCAGATGCTAGGTCTGATTCTGATGTTTGCCTCTGTATTTCTGCCATGGTTGGCTGCAGATTCTGCTTATTCTCTAAAATGTGTTTCCAAACTTTTTGAAACAAAGGGCCTTTCTGAATAGATTAAAGTTctttgaaattaatttgttttattaatcgattttcttttcattttttaattctTTGTACTCCAACAGATCAAGTTCGATCTTACCTGACCCAGATTCGGCAAGAGACTGGACAGCGTCTCATAGAAAAAGTCTTTGATCCGGCAACAGATAAACCAAGCAAGTGGTGGATGTGCTTTGCTAAAAGAAAGTTTATGGAGAAGAGTCTGTCTGCACCTGGCCAATAAAGGTCATGGGTCATTGGTCAAGAAATGGATGTCGGTCTGtcttaatattttaatttactCAAGCCTTTTACCAGGCATGCAATTTTTCTTCAGCTgatctggtcccaatttcatgatGCGGTTAAGCAAAATATAGTCTGTAACCAGCCAGTAACATTTTGCAAACTTAACTACTTGACTACAAATCTAATAAATCTTTAATTTGAAATCATTActgagttgttattttatgcaaatgttgagatacaccaattgtgaagactagtctttgacaattaatagTGTCTGTGTCTTAAAATCAGTGCCATGAAATAGGGCCTGATAAATGTCAAAGTAGATGATACTTTTCTTTAGGGTTCATACCTTTTGATTTAATGTACAACCATGGTTTTACAGGCTGTGGTCccatttcaaagagctgctcaaACACAGCTGCTTAAATAAAAGTATGCTTACTAGAGTAAGGCTACCAGTCATAATACAGTGTCACATGTTTCTTTGAAACTGGTAACCTGCTCATTATTTTGGCTAAGCAGACAAAGTGTTAAGCAATGTTTACTCCGGGATAGAAGAATATagtagcaagacagttccctaaagGTCAATCTCTACCTGGCAAGCAGATACACAtgtggtgttactgcaaaccaaatatatatcgaTATTTACTGCTAAAGgagctctataaaactgggcggggggggggagctGGTTGGTATTTGAAGCCACGATAGTGTGCATCAACTTTTTAGATAATTGTAccaacagtaggagggttgcaAATTTAAGTTATAAATTCTTTATTTTGAAGGTAAATAAAGTAGTATTACACAACATTGCTTTTAAATCTTCTATTACAAGAATAATCTGTAACATTTTGCAAACttgaatacaaatttaataaatcttTAATTTGAAATTATTACTGAGTTGTGGGTGTTTGTTCCTTGCAACATTTTGGCTCTATAAAATATGTACATGCACCTTGGCCGAGTAGGAAAAACTCACTTCATACTAAGTAGTTGGGAACCAGTTGCAAGCAATGTATATCACATGGCACTGTGATAGGTAACCAGCTTATGCTGAGCATGATTTTCTTGGGATTGGATCTTTTCTACAGCTGTTCAATTTACTTTAATTTTTCAGAAAAAAGGCATGCCTCTTGTGATGCTTATTATTTATAAACTACTAACAAATGTAAAATGTTATCTTCTTaaatagtaaaacaataatatttgtgTTCATATTCTACTAGACTGTAAGTTACAAATACTCTGCATAAAACTCtgaatattaaatttaaatctcGGTTTTCGTAAACTATTACATCTTCAATGATTTAACGAACTCTGAAGTGTCTACAATTTACAAGAATTCTATGATATGCAATAACATGATACAATTGGATCTATtgcattgcatggtggaaaacttttttgttttttttaccactgGAGTTGTTTCTTCTTTTGCTGTGTACAAGTTTAACTTATTTcataacttgtcttgctttattctactgtcaCAGAGTAGATTTCAGAATTTAGAAACTGTAGTTCTGTAAAGAACTGTCCTACTAGTACTTGTTAACGAAGTTTGAaatgatagaaaaacaaaatttaatagcAAGGCATTTTATCAAGTGAACAAATCTATACAGCAAATTAGATaattgttaccgcaaactattAAAGTACAATAATACAACGATTAGTTTCTGACACCCCTCTAACGTGCCATACTCACGAGAGGGGGTCGGATCATAGGgatgtaaatttaaaacaagtcTAAATTGAAATTAATATAGTTGTTGGTGATAATTAATCCAATTGTCTCTGTACACTGCTGCATTTCAAATTTATGGCAATATGGCAATTTTTTTCGGACGGAAAATATTATCAGGAATGTTGTTGATCTTTCTTCAGTTATTATACAAAAATGGTAAGCTTTAACTAGGTCAACCATTGGTTTATTATTGGTATCAATTCAAGAAAAATCGCCCACCGCCGGATATTCTGAGgaagattcaaaagagggcgctgtacacagttcgccataaaccttttcgcaaataccattgcgcaagcgcagactgttgaatgacatgcattgtgggatagatatggatcaaactTGATCACCAGCTacaccacaatgcacctaactCCAAGGTtcagtcttggcccaagacgtcaaGCTCGTCAGTCAAGTTGGTTAAATCATACCGTAAGAGGGCGCGCTATAGCTATTTACAACTGAGAGAAGTACAgaaattacccacgttcgtcctggaaataGAAagcacacaccggggtcgacccggggaagctaatcgaacgcacccacactATCCACTATTCGAGCACTGACGTCATGGCCGAGACTACCACCACACCGGCCCCATGATCTGACACACCGCTGACGTGTACAACTTTTCCaggaacaaaaacaagtttgtttcaTTTGTGTTGGCCTGCAGGATAGAACTAATGTAGGTTACTCTTTGACGATTATTGAACCCGAACCGTGCAGCACGTATGAAACAACCTTGGtcttcttttgttaaaaagacactggacactattggggtctactcaaagtaattgttgcCATACAAACTTATGAACAATGGAGATATTCTGATAGTGTACAACATTATGGGAAACAGCTCCTGCTGAGGTTAcgtttgtgagaaagaggtaattcgatcatcactcaaataataagcttttttaatatgcatctgaaagcacagacaGTGATGTAGAACGAGTTTTTTGTGCCTTTAATTATTTGCAACTGCCGCGATAGCCAAGCGAATCAAAATTGTCCGAAGTAATTTGTTTTACGCATATTATATGTTTGGGTACTTTGAGtgagctggtctttgacaattataccaaacgtgtccagtgtctttaacatgcGGGAACATACTTGTATACATGTTTTAAAACGACACGTGTAATGTACGTGGGTGTGGTCGTGAGTAAACAATGTTAATTAGTGGTTGTGTTATACACCGTGTGCATGCCTCATGTGCTATGAGattcatcaacaacaaaacagaagTCTGCATGATCATGTCTTCAGCCGACCATGAATTTTGAgagtttaagaaaaaaacataaaagtgAAAATAATTATAGGTTCACTATGTGAGACTTTGAAGTCAGTGTTATTATTCTCTCTACCGTGCAAAAGGACCGTATAGAAATTTAAACGTCAATTTGTtccttttaattaaaaaaaaatcataaagtaatgttttaaggAATGTTTTCTCTCGGGTCATATCTAACCCGATCCCAAGGCGCCTGACCAATATCTGGGTTATGCTGAccttagacttgactcaagtcccaatcccgtgccatcgccagaaaactattgCTTTGTGATGATCTGCATTCCCAAACCTGTTCCCATTCTCGGAACCGCATTTTGACACCGAGCAAGCAttgctatagacctttatcatggtgcagccatcttgaaactCCCCCATTCTCTGGTAGGAGGAAATAGTCTGGGtcatattttcaaaatgattaatagcattcattattgttattcgttACGAGGAAAATGACCGCGATGGAGACAGCATGATACTAGTCAAACGGCTTGTTTCAATTGCTGCGATATGTTTATAGAGACCTATCTCACTCGAGTCAAGTCTAGGCTCACCTGGAAACTGGTTGTCATAAATAATATATATGTTTTAAGCTTAGATTAAATTTGTgtaaatgtgatttttttttacacatttctgGGTCACACTGACCCGCAAAGGGTGAAGCCCTTGTACCCGAAACCAGGAATAACCCAGTCGTCTTAAGTGCTGGCTTTGAGATTGTTCCACTCAcagacccttttcgaaaccacggcgtCGGCCCCAGATCGACACAGGCTAGCTTGGCTCGgaagttgttttgacaataatgtgcgtgctttgcgtatgcACTCAGCAGAGCTTTAGACGAGAGAACggaagcctgaagccgaatccaaaggcTAAGCCGTGAGTTCGAAAAGGGTCATTATAAAGACTTACAAGTTAATACATAGGCTGGGGATACGACGATGTTTGTCTAGTGGCCAACCTCCTCCCATATGGCATTTGATCTACCGGCGATCTAACTCTCTCGTCGGTAGGATAAGCAATGAACCCGGGGTTCCATATAGGAACTATTTTTGTAGCTGCTCTTTTAATGTCAACGGGTATGGGGTTTTCCCTACCAGGGAACCGGTCAGTATTCTGCTCCTTTGCCGGAATGATGAGCATAAGGAAGACGGGAATAAAGACAATACCGTGAAGTGTTCCCAAAGAGATCACGAGAAACATTGTCTTGAAGAAAGTCCGGAAGATGTAAGTTTCTGAGAATGCGAGGATTAAGATGCCTAGAATAGTGGTAAGGGATCCCTGAACGATGGGCATACCGAGGGAGTAGAGAGCGTGGATTGCATTCTCACGACGTGAGCCTTGATTCCCTGATACGTAGGCGTAGCTAATGTGTGCGGAGAAGTCCACACTGAAACCTATGCAGATAATGAGGTTGATCATGGAGATGTTATCGAGGTTCACGTCCCAATGAGCCATGAAGCCGACCACCCCAGTCACGATGGATGTTAGAGAGAGAGTGACGAGGATAGAACAGATGGGGTTTGGGATCATAAGTAGAGATACAACAAACATGGCGCCGATGGCGATACCAAGATTTTGCATTGTGTTTGGATAGATTGCAATAAACTGGTCAAAGAAGATAAAATTTGGATTGTAGACAATGGCCGGGATCTCGGCATCATTTGCAACTTCCCTCAGCGTTGTCATCATAGAACTCTCTTTATTTGTGGTATCTACATCTTTAGTGGTAACAAAGAATCTTGAAGAGTCAATACTAGTGTTATCTTTGTTAAATACAATATCCATAGAGTAATGTTGGTAGGCGGGGTGTTTGAGAAAACTATCCCTGAGTGTGTTGATAAACTGGGTCTGGGTTGGTTCATGTAACCCATTCAACTCGAGGAACGAGAGATAGGCACGAAGCCAGGATGAAGAGAGGTTCTCTTCCTTGCCGTGGACATACTCAGTCTCCTCCATCTTGACAAGAGTCTGCTCCATGATGTCCTGTATGCTTGGATGCCAGTTGTCTTTTGGCTCTGTAAATACTAAGGCGATTTGAGGGCCGTACGAGTTGAAATAGAAACGCGCTTCATCTAAGTAGTTAGCCCCATACGAGTCATCACGCGCTAAGTTCCTGAGACTCAGTCCCATCTCGATCTGTGTACATCCATAGATAGCTATGGCCAAGTAGCCACAATACAGCACTATAACGATCAACACCATCCACCAACTTGTGATGATAGGCCCGTAGAACCTCTTGAAGAATACCATCACACCATGCTCACTTGTGGGTATTATCCGTGAGGATGGTTGCCGGGTAGCATGACCACTGTCGACGTGGGGGCCCCCACGTTGCTCCGGAGTACCCGAACGAGAGATGATAAAGATAGAATTTTGTTCCATCTTAGTCTTGACCTTATAGCAACACAAGCAGTGTCTGTTCGCCGCCTCCCGCCGACCGGTCAATACCATACAAGCCCCGAAGAATGTAATCTGAAACAGGTAATCAAAGAGAACAGCAGTAcccaaatacaaacaaaatatcctcacagatttaaaaactgTGATGGTTCCAACCCCAAAGGCCAAGCCATCAGTCACAGACGTTATGGTAATAGACATGGCGGCCTCGGAGAATGCTTTACGCATGCGTTGTTCCACAGTCAGTGTGGTGCTCGTCTTGCGCCAAGCAGCTAACATAATGAACATATCATCAACTCCAATGCCTGAAAAAAGAAGAACACAAACGAAACTAGGGGTTATGGTTTGTATtacaacacaaaaacaatgaGTTAacggcactgtacacgtttagtaatcgtcaaagaccagtgttctcacttgttgGTCAATAAATGAAGGCGCTGTCAGTGACATTCTGAGACTGTTGACTTGGTGTCATAGGTTtgcaaatcaaaatgtttgcaaGGTGTATGGGTGGGGCCCATGTCAGTTTAAATATATCTCTGtcgggcgcgatcggtcaatctgcgcgatcaaccgatcgcgctgcgctattgaacgatcaaattatgatcaattggtcgcgcagcaatcggtcgatcgcgcaacaatcggtcgatcgcgcaacaatcggtcgatcgcgcaatgacatctttgcgcgattgaccgattgcgctacgagtattttttcccgttatcagcggatcgcgcaggaaaggctttgcgcgatctaccgatcgtgcaggaatgggtttgcgcgatcgaccgatagtgcaggaaaagttttgcgcgatcaaccgatcgtgcaggaaaagttttgcgcgatcaaccgatcgtgcaggaaaagttttgcgcgatctaccgatcgtgcaggaatgggtttgcgcgttcgaccgatcgtgcaggtaaactattccttggggcaatttctcaaagcaataaaattcatagcaggacaaatttttagtatcaccatagtgatttatatagtgacgtcatactacgattgatttgcagttacaaacaatgtt
Above is a genomic segment from Asterias amurensis chromosome 6, ASM3211899v1 containing:
- the LOC139938736 gene encoding patched domain-containing protein 3-like, which translates into the protein MVFACIEKAMRLAFFNYGGFIARHPYPFLICPLLLTAVLGTGFIFLTEEQDVEDLYTPVNGQGKTDRATVEELFAQNGDSDPLLSRITRYGKALLRMEDGGNILEERAMQEVLNLHEIIMDISIQHDNKKYGFFDLCSKVDGSCNENGLLSVYKYNSSKVSEIALTYPLYKKDANSVVFLGGELGGVKFKSMSSDEVQSAEALLLTYILLQEDEPNDLRAVHWEDVFIKVVSEFNSSNMIAERLVSTTIEDELNDASADIIRDFSITLGVFVTFTILSCMMFDWVRSKPWLAACGVLSACLALVSSFGLMSYVGVSYVNVVGAAPFLIIGIGVDDMFIMLAAWRKTSTTLTVEQRMRKAFSEAAMSITITSVTDGLAFGVGTITVFKSVRIFCLYLGTAVLFDYLFQITFFGACMVLTGRREAANRHCLCCYKVKTKMEQNSIFIISRSGTPEQRGGPHVDSGHATRQPSSRIIPTSEHGVMVFFKRFYGPIITSWWMVLIVIVLYCGYLAIAIYGCTQIEMGLSLRNLARDDSYGANYLDEARFYFNSYGPQIALVFTEPKDNWHPSIQDIMEQTLVKMEETEYVHGKEENLSSSWLRAYLSFLELNGLHEPTQTQFINTLRDSFLKHPAYQHYSMDIVFNKDNTSIDSSRFFVTTKDVDTTNKESSMMTTLREVANDAEIPAIVYNPNFIFFDQFIAIYPNTMQNLGIAIGAMFVVSLLMIPNPICSILVTLSLTSIVTGVVGFMAHWDVNLDNISMINLIICIGFSVDFSAHISYAYVSGNQGSRRENAIHALYSLGMPIVQGSLTTILGILILAFSETYIFRTFFKTMFLVISLGTLHGIVFIPVFLMLIIPAKEQNTDRFPGRENPIPVDIKRAATKIVPIWNPGFIAYPTDERVRSPVDQMPYGRRLATRQTSSYPQPMY
- the LOC139938737 gene encoding actin-related protein 2/3 complex subunit 3-A-like — encoded protein: MPAYHSALQAPTSICKLALLPLNTKFKGPAPPGDGNPDIIDESMSYFKANVFFRTYEIKSEADRVLIYITLYITECLKKLQRCTSKVNGKKDLISLAIANFDIPGEPRFPLNAMYQKPTNKNEADQVRSYLTQIRQETGQRLIEKVFDPATDKPSKWWMCFAKRKFMEKSLSAPGQ